From a single Micromonospora pallida genomic region:
- a CDS encoding homoserine dehydrogenase: MRLAILGCGTVGSEVVRLLHEQSADLAARIGAPLEIAGIAVRRLGRDRGNLPVAPELFTTDALGLIKRDDVDVVVEVVGGIEPARSWLVDALRAGKSVVTANKALLAEDGAALHDAAADGGADLYYEAAVAGAIPLLRPLRESLHGDRINRVTGIVNGTTNFILSAMDATGAGFAEALEEATELGYAEADPTADVEGFDAAAKAAILASLAFHTRVGAADVYREGITEVTAADVASAKAMGCTIKLLCIAARGADATGRESVSVRVHPAMIPLGHPLASVGDAYNAVFVEAEAAGPLMFYGRGAGGAATASAVLGDVVAVGRNRLAGVRAPSESAYADLAVRPMGEALTRYHVSLDVADKPGVLAAVAGVFARHDVSIATVRQAPAGTESAGRGADAVLVIVTHTAPDAALAATVEDLRGLDAVRSIASVLRVEGGE; encoded by the coding sequence CTGCGTTTGGCGATACTTGGCTGCGGCACCGTGGGCAGCGAGGTGGTCCGGCTGCTGCACGAGCAGTCGGCCGACCTGGCGGCCCGGATCGGCGCGCCGCTGGAGATCGCCGGGATCGCCGTACGGCGGCTCGGCCGCGACCGGGGCAACCTGCCGGTGGCCCCGGAGCTCTTCACCACCGACGCGCTCGGCCTGATCAAACGGGACGACGTCGACGTGGTCGTCGAGGTGGTCGGCGGCATCGAGCCGGCCCGGAGCTGGCTGGTCGACGCCCTGCGGGCCGGCAAGAGCGTGGTGACCGCCAACAAGGCACTGCTCGCCGAGGACGGCGCGGCCCTGCACGACGCGGCGGCCGACGGCGGCGCGGACCTCTACTACGAGGCCGCCGTGGCCGGGGCGATCCCGCTGCTGCGCCCGCTGCGCGAGTCGCTGCACGGCGACCGGATCAACCGGGTCACCGGCATCGTCAACGGCACCACCAACTTCATCCTTTCCGCGATGGACGCCACCGGCGCCGGCTTCGCCGAGGCGCTGGAGGAGGCGACCGAACTCGGGTACGCCGAGGCCGACCCGACCGCCGACGTGGAGGGCTTCGACGCGGCGGCGAAGGCGGCGATCCTCGCCTCGCTGGCCTTCCACACCCGGGTCGGCGCGGCCGACGTGTACCGGGAGGGGATCACCGAGGTCACCGCCGCCGACGTGGCCAGCGCCAAGGCGATGGGCTGCACGATCAAGCTGCTCTGCATCGCCGCCCGGGGTGCCGACGCGACCGGCCGGGAATCGGTCAGCGTCCGGGTGCACCCGGCGATGATCCCGCTCGGCCACCCGCTGGCCAGCGTCGGGGACGCGTACAACGCGGTCTTCGTCGAGGCGGAGGCGGCCGGGCCGCTGATGTTCTACGGCCGGGGCGCCGGTGGCGCGGCCACCGCGAGCGCCGTCCTCGGCGACGTGGTGGCGGTCGGCCGCAACCGGCTCGCCGGGGTGCGCGCGCCCAGCGAGTCCGCCTACGCCGACCTGGCGGTCCGGCCGATGGGGGAGGCCCTCACCCGGTACCACGTCAGCCTGGACGTGGCCGACAAGCCGGGTGTGCTGGCCGCCGTCGCCGGTGTCTTCGCCCGGCACGACGTGTCGATCGCCACGGTCCGCCAGGCACCGGCCGGCACCGAGTCCGCCGGTCGGGGCGCGGACGCGGTGCTGGTGATCGTGACGCACACCGCGCCGGACGCCGCCCTCGCCGCCACTGTCGAGGACCTGCGCGGCCTGGACGCGGTCCGCTCGATCGCCAGCGTGCTGCGGGTCGAGGGCGGCGAGTGA
- the lysA gene encoding diaminopimelate decarboxylase, translating into MRAHEAGALHGDIGSRGPAWLRTPADVNALVPQLWPRNVARGADGALVVAGLDVRTVAAEFGTPVYVLDEDDLRSRCRDFRSAFDTEDVYYAGKAFLCRAVVRMIAEEGMFLDVCTGGELAVALSAGMPAERIGFHGNNKSVAELARALDAGVGRIILDSFEEIDRLTALARERGVRPRVLVRVTVGVEAHTHEFIATAHEDQKFGFSLAGGAAATAAFRVLDEDVLELRGLHSHIGSQIFDASGFEVSARRVLDLQAQIRDARGVELPELDLGGGFGIAYTTQDDPATPQDLAKRLRRIVEAECLVQRLAVPHLSIEPGRAIVGPAVFTLYEVGTVKDVDGIRTYVSVDGGMSDNIRTALYDASYSATVASRASTVEPLLARVVGKHCESGDIVVKDEFLPADVQPGDLVAVPGTGAYCRSMASNYNHVPRPPVVAVRDGRARLIVRRETEADLLALDVG; encoded by the coding sequence ATGCGGGCACACGAGGCCGGTGCGCTGCACGGTGACATCGGCAGCCGGGGGCCGGCGTGGCTGCGTACCCCGGCCGACGTCAACGCCCTGGTGCCGCAGCTCTGGCCGCGGAACGTGGCGCGCGGCGCGGACGGCGCGCTGGTCGTCGCCGGCCTGGACGTCCGGACGGTGGCGGCCGAGTTCGGCACCCCGGTGTACGTGCTCGACGAGGACGACCTCCGCTCGCGCTGCCGCGACTTCCGGTCCGCGTTCGACACCGAGGACGTCTACTACGCGGGCAAGGCGTTCCTCTGCCGCGCGGTGGTCCGGATGATCGCCGAGGAGGGCATGTTCCTCGACGTCTGCACCGGGGGTGAGCTGGCGGTCGCGCTCTCCGCCGGCATGCCGGCGGAGCGGATCGGCTTCCACGGCAACAACAAGTCCGTGGCCGAGCTGGCCCGGGCGTTGGACGCCGGGGTGGGCCGGATCATCCTCGACTCGTTCGAGGAGATCGACCGGCTCACCGCGCTGGCCCGGGAGCGGGGGGTCCGGCCCCGGGTGCTGGTCCGGGTCACCGTCGGCGTGGAGGCGCACACCCACGAGTTCATCGCCACCGCCCACGAGGACCAGAAGTTCGGCTTCTCGCTGGCCGGCGGGGCCGCCGCCACGGCGGCCTTCCGGGTCCTCGACGAGGACGTGCTGGAGCTGCGCGGCCTGCACTCGCACATCGGGTCGCAGATCTTCGACGCCAGCGGCTTCGAGGTCTCCGCCCGACGGGTGCTCGACCTCCAGGCGCAGATCCGCGACGCCCGGGGCGTCGAACTGCCCGAGCTGGACCTCGGCGGCGGCTTCGGTATCGCGTACACCACCCAGGACGACCCGGCCACCCCGCAGGACCTGGCCAAGCGACTGCGCCGGATCGTCGAGGCGGAGTGCCTGGTCCAGCGGCTGGCCGTGCCGCACCTGTCGATCGAGCCCGGCCGGGCGATCGTCGGCCCGGCGGTGTTCACCCTCTACGAGGTGGGCACGGTCAAGGATGTGGACGGCATCCGGACGTACGTCAGCGTCGACGGCGGGATGAGCGACAACATCCGGACCGCCCTCTACGACGCCTCGTACTCGGCCACGGTGGCCTCCCGGGCATCGACGGTCGAGCCCCTGCTCGCCCGCGTGGTGGGAAAGCACTGTGAGTCCGGGGACATCGTGGTGAAGGATGAATTCCTGCCCGCCGACGTGCAGCCCGGAGATCTTGTCGCGGTGCCCGGTACGGGCGCCTACTGCCGGAGCATGGCCAGCAACTACAACCACGTGCCCCGGCCGCCGGTCGTGGCCGTGCGGGACGGGCGCGCCCGGCTGATCGTCCGGCGGGAGACGGAAGCGGACCTGCTCGCATTGGATGTCGGATGA
- the argS gene encoding arginine--tRNA ligase gives MTPAELAEVVLSAAHAVFADRGLDRSALPERATVERPRNPEHGDYASTLALQLAKKVGQPPRELAAALAEQLGRAPGIKSVEIAGPGFLNIRLDAAAAGVLARSIVQAGPAYGRSDRLAGERINLEFVSANPTGPVHIGGVRWAAVGDALSRLLRATGADVGTEYYFNDAGSQIDRFARSLLAAAKGEPAPEDGYGGAYIAEIAAEVLTRRPDTLGLADAAAQEVFRVEGVELMFAEIKSSLRDFGVEFDTYFNEKSLHDRSELDAALARLREQGHIYDTEGAVWLRTTDFGDDKDRVLRKSNGEWTYFAADCAYYLDKRERGFERVVIMLGADHHGYIGRMKAMAACFGDDPARNLEILIGQLVNLVRDGVPVRMSKRAGTVVTLEDLVDAIGVDAARYALARYSSDSPIDIDVELWTRASRDNPVYYVQYVAARTASVGRNAAEVGFDRGDAEAFRPELLDHEKENELLKALAEFPAVVAAAAELREPHRVARYLEDDLSGAYHRFYDNCRILPRGDEEVTDLHRARLWLNDATRTVIANGLHLLGVTAPERM, from the coding sequence GTGACTCCCGCAGAACTCGCCGAGGTCGTCCTATCCGCTGCCCACGCCGTCTTCGCCGACCGTGGGCTCGACCGCTCCGCGCTGCCGGAGCGAGCGACGGTGGAACGACCCCGTAACCCGGAGCACGGCGACTACGCCTCGACCCTGGCGCTGCAACTCGCCAAGAAGGTCGGGCAGCCGCCACGGGAGCTCGCCGCCGCCCTCGCCGAGCAACTCGGCCGCGCCCCGGGGATCAAGTCGGTGGAGATCGCCGGCCCGGGCTTCCTCAACATCCGGCTCGACGCCGCCGCCGCCGGGGTGCTCGCCCGGTCGATCGTCCAGGCCGGTCCGGCGTACGGCCGTAGCGACCGGCTCGCCGGCGAGCGGATCAACCTGGAGTTCGTCTCGGCCAACCCGACCGGCCCGGTGCACATCGGCGGGGTCCGGTGGGCGGCGGTCGGCGACGCGCTGTCCCGGCTGCTGCGCGCCACCGGGGCCGACGTCGGCACCGAGTACTACTTCAACGACGCCGGCTCCCAGATCGACCGCTTCGCCCGGTCGTTGCTCGCCGCCGCCAAGGGCGAGCCGGCCCCGGAGGACGGCTACGGCGGGGCGTACATCGCCGAGATCGCCGCCGAGGTGCTCACCCGCCGGCCGGACACGCTCGGCCTGGCCGACGCGGCGGCCCAGGAGGTCTTCCGGGTCGAGGGCGTCGAGCTGATGTTCGCCGAGATCAAGTCGTCGCTGCGCGACTTCGGGGTGGAGTTCGACACCTACTTCAACGAGAAGTCGCTGCACGACCGGAGCGAACTGGACGCCGCCCTGGCCCGGCTGCGTGAGCAGGGCCACATCTACGACACCGAGGGCGCCGTCTGGCTGCGGACCACCGATTTCGGTGACGACAAGGACCGGGTCCTGCGCAAGTCCAACGGCGAGTGGACGTACTTCGCCGCCGACTGCGCGTACTACCTCGACAAGCGCGAGCGCGGCTTCGAGCGCGTGGTGATCATGCTTGGCGCCGACCACCACGGCTACATCGGCCGGATGAAGGCGATGGCCGCCTGCTTCGGCGACGACCCGGCCCGCAACCTGGAGATCCTCATCGGGCAGCTCGTCAACCTGGTCCGCGACGGCGTGCCGGTCCGGATGAGCAAGCGGGCGGGTACCGTGGTCACCCTGGAGGACCTGGTCGACGCGATCGGCGTGGACGCGGCCCGGTACGCCCTGGCCCGCTACTCCTCCGACTCCCCGATCGACATCGACGTCGAGCTGTGGACCCGGGCCAGCCGGGACAACCCGGTCTACTACGTGCAGTACGTCGCGGCCCGGACGGCCAGCGTCGGGCGCAACGCCGCCGAGGTCGGCTTCGACCGGGGCGACGCCGAGGCGTTCCGGCCGGAGCTGCTCGACCACGAGAAGGAGAACGAGCTGCTCAAGGCGCTCGCCGAGTTCCCCGCCGTGGTGGCCGCCGCCGCCGAGCTGCGCGAGCCGCACCGGGTGGCCCGCTACCTGGAGGACGACCTCTCCGGGGCGTACCACCGGTTCTACGACAACTGCCGGATCCTGCCGCGCGGCGACGAGGAGGTCACCGACCTGCACCGGGCCCGGCTCTGGCTCAACGACGCCACCCGCACGGTGATCGCCAACGGGCTGCACCTGCTCGGCGTTACCGCCCCGGAGAGGATGTAA